A DNA window from Candidatus Vicinibacter affinis contains the following coding sequences:
- a CDS encoding Eco57I restriction-modification methylase domain-containing protein translates to MSNVVNKLNKENEINETFSYGVIYVYSIPDEQHKGRLKIGSATTSSTNPTQKEIDLASNNRIEQQTKTADISYKLEYSGLAITNDNKYFSDHDVHEVLKRSGYKRKSENIKNVHSEWFEVSLEVAKKAIQAVKEGRKSLTTEERTTPKVSQFPFRPNQLDAIDKTTKAIKKNRKHFLWNAKMRFGKTSAAMQVAKENNMQKVLIVTHRPSVSVDWKNDFDQVLASANYEYSSKTEGEDIKTLVKGHKSFVYFASLQDLRLSKRVVEDGSAGSQARGFDKNEEVFDTTWDMLIVDEAHEGTQSNLGDATFLKIPRDFTLQLSGTPFNILHKHEEEDIYTWDYVMEQEAKLSWDEKNPGIPNPYAELPALSIFTYDIDTFANHIGSIGENFHDALDGAFKFHEFFRVHKDDEGNDTAEFVHESMVKKFLDLLTDDTLPTKFPYATEEYRNYNKHSLWLLPNRVKVIEAMAKLLKDHSIFGSNQFGIVNISGDSRDDEEDKDAKDRVTRAIKDHDYTITLTGQRLTTGASIPEWTAVFMMSDTNSATTYLQTSFRCQTPAKIDGKLKTQGYVFDFAPDRTLKLVAEAIELNHKSGKINSPEQKDAMREFLNFCPILASKGGVMKPYDVEAMLGQLKRAIIERVSRNGFDDPKLYNDELLKLSELDIAKFNELKNIVGKSSSEKVNEIKINELGMDELQMQKAEEAERQKKQELTVEQKEALKKLKEARDQKKSAISILRAVSIRMPMLVYGANVSIRENITLQRFIDLVDEESWQEFMPAGLTKEGFREFTKYYDEDVFKGVTHSIRAKAFDCDDLLPTDRIQAIAEIFKTFKNPDKETVLTPWNVVNKHLTVAFGGYDFCNDFRDRKTGKPEWKSKDVYTSIWSQDDTKILEINSKSGLYPLLAAYNVYSRQLVKIKKPEEKVAQKIWAEVLKDNIYVLCKSPMAQSITCRTLAGYNKNFKTNIIHIEDLIKKLQQKENYKDYNLKVELLEKFNLTNKNMKFTAVVGNPPYQVTTDTNFATPVYHLFFEAAKSLDPDYLSLIHPARFLFNAGATPKEWNKQMLNDQHLSVPVYEPNSQKIFSGVDIKGGVCITLWNKNNPSGGLGGLFVGHVELVSILAKTKTGGFENIILPQTKTNKPIDKLFPTEVRIRPNYFEKFPDIFKVKKDTIYTIKIVGLEKGNKRAERYIKSELIADQNIKNWKVFIPKSNGSGAIGEVISTPLIGEPLTGCTGSFIQIGSFNSESEANNCMKYIKTKFCRVMLGTLKVTQDNPKSTWKNVPLQAFTNKSDIDWSKSIPEIDKQLYKKYGLDKNEIDFIETHVKAMK, encoded by the coding sequence ATGTCAAATGTAGTCAATAAACTTAATAAAGAGAATGAGATAAATGAAACCTTTTCCTATGGCGTAATTTATGTATACTCTATTCCAGATGAACAACATAAGGGTCGTTTGAAGATCGGTAGTGCGACTACAAGCTCTACTAATCCAACACAAAAGGAAATTGATTTAGCCTCAAATAATCGCATAGAACAACAGACAAAAACCGCCGATATTTCATATAAACTCGAATATTCGGGGCTAGCAATTACTAACGATAATAAATATTTTTCTGATCATGATGTACATGAAGTTCTTAAACGTTCAGGCTATAAGCGGAAATCAGAAAATATTAAGAATGTACATTCTGAGTGGTTTGAGGTTAGTTTAGAAGTGGCAAAGAAAGCTATTCAAGCAGTAAAAGAAGGCCGTAAATCACTAACAACTGAAGAAAGAACTACACCTAAAGTTTCTCAATTTCCGTTTCGTCCAAACCAGCTCGATGCCATTGATAAAACTACCAAAGCTATCAAAAAAAATCGTAAACATTTTCTTTGGAACGCAAAAATGCGTTTCGGTAAAACTTCCGCGGCAATGCAGGTAGCAAAAGAAAATAACATGCAGAAAGTTCTTATTGTTACTCATCGCCCTAGCGTGAGTGTAGACTGGAAAAATGATTTCGATCAAGTCTTGGCAAGTGCAAATTACGAATACTCTTCCAAGACGGAAGGAGAGGATATTAAGACACTTGTTAAAGGTCACAAGTCTTTCGTTTACTTTGCATCACTACAAGATTTACGCCTATCGAAACGAGTAGTGGAAGACGGATCTGCAGGATCTCAAGCTAGAGGTTTTGATAAAAACGAAGAAGTTTTTGATACCACTTGGGATATGCTTATTGTTGATGAGGCTCATGAAGGAACGCAAAGCAACCTTGGTGATGCAACTTTTTTAAAAATACCGAGGGATTTTACGCTTCAACTTTCTGGGACACCATTCAATATTTTACATAAACACGAAGAAGAAGATATATACACGTGGGATTATGTTATGGAGCAAGAAGCAAAACTTAGCTGGGATGAAAAAAATCCAGGAATACCAAACCCTTATGCTGAACTGCCCGCGCTTAGCATATTTACCTATGACATAGATACGTTTGCCAACCATATAGGTAGCATTGGTGAAAATTTCCACGATGCCTTAGATGGTGCTTTTAAATTTCATGAGTTTTTTCGTGTACACAAAGATGATGAAGGTAATGATACGGCTGAGTTTGTGCACGAGTCAATGGTTAAAAAATTCTTAGATCTACTGACTGACGATACATTACCTACAAAGTTTCCATATGCCACAGAAGAATATCGTAACTATAACAAACACTCCCTCTGGCTATTGCCAAATCGTGTCAAAGTTATTGAAGCAATGGCAAAGCTTCTTAAAGATCACTCGATTTTTGGTTCTAATCAATTTGGAATCGTAAATATTTCTGGAGATAGTCGTGATGATGAGGAAGACAAAGACGCCAAGGATCGCGTTACTAGGGCAATTAAAGATCATGACTATACAATTACATTGACGGGTCAGCGTCTCACAACTGGTGCATCTATTCCTGAATGGACAGCGGTCTTTATGATGTCTGACACTAACTCTGCAACTACTTATTTGCAAACATCATTTCGATGCCAAACACCAGCGAAAATAGACGGTAAACTAAAAACGCAAGGTTACGTATTTGATTTTGCACCGGATCGCACCTTGAAACTTGTCGCTGAAGCTATTGAGCTAAACCACAAATCTGGAAAAATAAATTCACCAGAGCAAAAAGATGCAATGAGAGAATTTCTAAATTTTTGTCCTATTCTTGCATCAAAGGGCGGAGTAATGAAGCCATATGATGTTGAAGCAATGCTTGGCCAGCTCAAAAGGGCAATTATTGAACGTGTTAGTCGTAACGGCTTTGATGATCCAAAACTATACAACGATGAATTATTAAAACTCAGTGAACTAGATATAGCAAAGTTTAATGAACTCAAAAATATTGTTGGAAAATCTTCTAGTGAAAAAGTGAATGAAATAAAGATTAACGAACTCGGAATGGATGAGCTTCAGATGCAAAAAGCAGAAGAAGCCGAGCGTCAGAAAAAACAAGAGCTAACAGTAGAACAAAAGGAGGCTTTGAAAAAATTAAAAGAAGCTCGTGACCAAAAGAAATCTGCTATTAGCATATTAAGAGCAGTTAGTATCCGTATGCCTATGTTGGTGTATGGCGCGAACGTGTCAATACGAGAGAATATAACATTACAAAGGTTTATTGATCTTGTTGATGAAGAATCATGGCAAGAGTTTATGCCTGCTGGCCTGACGAAAGAAGGCTTTCGGGAATTTACTAAATACTACGATGAAGATGTTTTTAAAGGTGTCACTCACAGCATCCGCGCCAAAGCTTTTGATTGCGACGATCTATTGCCGACAGATCGAATACAGGCGATCGCAGAAATATTTAAAACATTCAAGAATCCTGACAAAGAAACAGTGCTAACGCCATGGAATGTTGTAAACAAGCATTTGACAGTCGCTTTTGGTGGCTATGACTTCTGTAATGACTTTAGAGATAGAAAAACTGGAAAACCGGAATGGAAAAGTAAAGACGTTTATACAAGTATATGGTCACAGGATGACACAAAGATACTAGAGATAAATTCAAAATCTGGTTTATATCCATTGCTTGCTGCTTACAACGTGTACTCAAGACAGCTAGTAAAAATAAAAAAACCCGAAGAGAAAGTGGCGCAAAAGATATGGGCAGAGGTGCTGAAAGATAACATTTATGTACTATGTAAAAGTCCTATGGCGCAAAGTATTACATGCCGAACATTAGCAGGATACAATAAGAATTTTAAAACAAATATTATCCATATTGAAGATTTAATTAAAAAACTTCAGCAAAAAGAAAATTATAAAGATTATAACCTGAAAGTCGAATTATTAGAGAAATTTAATTTAACAAATAAAAATATGAAATTTACAGCCGTTGTAGGAAATCCGCCATATCAGGTAACTACTGATACTAATTTTGCCACACCTGTATATCATCTGTTCTTTGAAGCAGCCAAGAGTCTAGACCCTGATTACTTAAGTTTAATTCATCCTGCACGATTTTTGTTTAACGCTGGTGCCACACCCAAAGAATGGAATAAGCAAATGCTCAACGATCAGCATCTGAGCGTACCGGTTTATGAACCAAACTCGCAAAAGATATTTTCTGGTGTTGATATAAAAGGTGGTGTTTGTATTACGCTTTGGAATAAAAACAATCCAAGTGGTGGGCTTGGAGGATTATTTGTAGGACATGTAGAACTTGTAAGTATTTTAGCAAAGACAAAAACAGGTGGATTCGAGAATATTATTCTTCCTCAAACTAAAACAAATAAGCCAATAGACAAACTATTTCCAACAGAGGTACGTATACGACCTAACTATTTTGAAAAGTTTCCTGATATTTTTAAGGTCAAGAAGGATACAATTTACACCATAAAGATAGTTGGCTTAGAAAAAGGAAACAAGAGAGCTGAGCGTTATATAAAAAGTGAATTAATTGCTGATCAAAATATTAAAAATTGGAAAGTATTTATACCAAAATCAAATGGTAGTGGTGCTATTGGTGAAGTTATAAGCACACCCCTAATAGGGGAACCCCTTACAGGGTGTACTGGTTCATTTATCCAAATTGGTTCATTTAACAGTGAATCTGAAGCAAATAACTGCATGAAGTATATCAAGACAAAATTTTGTCGAGTTATGCTAGGCACTCTTAAGGTCACACAAGATAATCCGAAAAGTACTTGGAAAAACGTGCCTCTACAAGCTTTTACAAATAAATCCGATATTGATTGGTCAAAATCAATTCCTGAAATAGATAAACAGCTTTATAAGAAATATGGTTTGGATAAAAACGAAATTGACTTCATTGAAACACACGTGAAGGCTATGAAATAG
- a CDS encoding DUF262 domain-containing protein, with product MAQVFKTTDYTIGKLIEDIEIGDIALPDLQRPFVWSKNISKVRDLFDSIYRGYPIGYLLFWENANRTDYKNIGFEEKKRKIPRFLIIDGQQRLTALFAVMKNQEIMTVDYEHKKVKIAFRPFDSNFKVADAATDNDPEFIPDLSSLWAGDGDFAIISNFIEKLKEKRELSKEDEKIISANIQSLININKYPLTALEIAPNLEEEIVSDIFVRINSAGVSLTQADFILTLLSVYWEEGRKDIEEFCRESRRVPEKEKRFSSFNYLIRPDPDDMLRVLVGLTFHRAKMKDVYSIIRGRDMETGEFSEENRTLQFNKLKLNLPTILDNTNWQSFLKVLIGGGYKDEELISSKSAVLYSYILFLIGKQNFKTQNHELQRIIGRWFVMSSLTGRYSSSPETAFEKDLNKIKEFNIDGFTSGLEKIISENLTSDFWDITLVSQMETSSARSPEANAFYASLCKLGSPVLFSRKLVGDLYDPSLKIKKKRLERHHIFPRNYLISKYGFDRNKDKAKINQIANLTFLEFEDNIEISDEKPSDYFAMVQKRFTDNELSEMLKQHAIPENFYQLEYNQFLHERRKLMTGIIKRAFNKI from the coding sequence ATGGCACAAGTATTTAAAACAACAGATTACACAATTGGAAAACTTATAGAAGATATTGAAATTGGTGATATTGCCTTACCAGACTTGCAACGACCTTTTGTTTGGTCAAAAAATATCTCAAAGGTCAGAGACTTATTTGATTCTATCTATAGGGGGTATCCTATAGGGTATTTATTATTTTGGGAAAATGCTAATAGGACTGATTATAAGAATATTGGTTTTGAAGAAAAGAAAAGAAAAATACCTAGATTTTTAATTATTGACGGGCAACAAAGACTTACTGCGCTTTTTGCGGTAATGAAAAATCAAGAAATAATGACCGTTGACTATGAACATAAAAAAGTAAAAATTGCATTTAGGCCTTTTGATTCTAATTTTAAAGTAGCTGATGCGGCTACAGACAATGATCCTGAATTTATTCCTGACTTGTCTTCACTTTGGGCAGGAGATGGAGATTTTGCTATTATAAGTAATTTTATAGAAAAACTTAAAGAAAAAAGAGAACTTAGCAAAGAAGATGAAAAGATAATTTCAGCTAATATTCAATCTTTAATTAACATAAACAAATATCCACTAACGGCCTTAGAGATAGCCCCTAATCTGGAAGAAGAAATTGTTTCTGATATTTTTGTGAGAATTAATAGTGCGGGTGTGAGTTTAACTCAAGCTGACTTTATACTTACTCTTCTCTCGGTCTATTGGGAGGAGGGACGAAAAGATATTGAAGAGTTTTGTAGAGAATCTCGTAGGGTACCAGAAAAAGAAAAACGATTTTCTTCTTTTAATTACCTTATAAGACCTGATCCTGACGATATGCTTCGTGTACTAGTTGGGCTTACTTTTCATCGTGCAAAGATGAAAGATGTTTACTCAATTATTCGCGGACGCGACATGGAAACTGGTGAATTTTCAGAAGAAAATAGAACGCTGCAGTTTAATAAACTAAAATTGAATTTGCCAACAATTCTTGATAATACTAATTGGCAAAGCTTTTTGAAAGTATTAATAGGTGGTGGTTACAAAGACGAAGAGCTGATTTCTTCAAAAAGTGCCGTTTTGTATAGTTACATCCTCTTTCTTATTGGCAAACAAAATTTTAAGACTCAAAATCACGAACTTCAAAGAATCATCGGACGCTGGTTTGTGATGTCTTCTCTTACAGGTAGATATTCTTCATCACCTGAAACTGCTTTTGAAAAAGACCTTAACAAAATCAAGGAATTTAATATCGACGGCTTCACATCCGGACTTGAAAAAATAATTAGTGAAAATCTTACAAGTGATTTTTGGGATATTACACTTGTTAGCCAAATGGAAACTTCATCGGCTCGCAGCCCCGAAGCTAACGCTTTTTATGCCTCGCTATGCAAATTGGGCTCACCTGTATTATTCTCCCGCAAATTAGTTGGAGATTTATATGATCCATCATTGAAAATCAAAAAGAAACGATTGGAGAGACATCATATTTTCCCTCGCAATTATCTTATTTCAAAGTACGGATTTGATAGAAATAAAGATAAGGCAAAAATCAATCAAATCGCCAATCTGACTTTTTTGGAATTTGAAGATAATATTGAAATTAGCGACGAAAAGCCAAGTGACTATTTTGCTATGGTGCAAAAGCGATTTACTGATAATGAATTAAGCGAAATGCTTAAACAACACGCTATCCCAGAAAATTTTTATCAGCTTGAATATAACCAATTTTTGCATGAAAGAAGAAAGCTAATGACCGGAATTATTAAAAGGGCTTTTAATAAGATATAA
- a CDS encoding JAB domain-containing protein, with the protein MKNQKGESQIPLLLQVAEVKVKYQSNLPIDNHPRINNSSDAEKIFRINWGDDMELVEEFNVLFLNRANYVKGLLRLSRGGLTGTVADPRILFATALKGLAVGIIAGHNHPSGSCKPSTQDIELTRKLKEIGKLHDIQLIDHIILAPHSGFYSFADEGLL; encoded by the coding sequence ATGAAAAATCAAAAAGGCGAAAGCCAAATACCTCTACTTTTACAAGTTGCGGAAGTAAAGGTTAAGTATCAATCCAATTTACCAATTGATAATCATCCAAGAATTAATAATTCTTCGGATGCAGAAAAGATATTCCGGATAAATTGGGGTGATGACATGGAATTGGTTGAGGAATTCAATGTGTTGTTCCTTAACCGAGCTAATTATGTAAAAGGCCTATTGCGACTAAGTCGTGGCGGATTGACTGGAACAGTCGCTGATCCACGGATTTTATTTGCCACTGCATTGAAAGGGCTTGCTGTAGGAATTATTGCTGGGCATAACCATCCTTCAGGTTCTTGTAAACCAAGCACCCAAGATATTGAGTTGACTAGAAAGTTGAAAGAGATTGGAAAACTCCATGACATTCAGCTAATAGATCACATCATACTTGCACCACATTCTGGATTTTATTCCTTCGCAGATGAAGGACTACTCTAG
- a CDS encoding DUF1738 domain-containing protein, producing the protein MKSTTEHKVQQSTNFSLYDEVTNRIITMIEQGVAPWRKTWSTFGLARNYLSGRLYSGINYILMNNTGHPIPYFMTFNQVKKLGGGLKKGSDAYKVIYFKVYYKDSDDNTLVPAVANAKYLKGKDIRILRFIRYYNVFNVEDIEGIEIEDSRFPEVKLIDNEKIARCEEIIKNMPNPPDLRQIDANRAFYSPSQDCINMPAIRQFETSEHYYATYFHELIHATGHSSRLARTEVMDFSGFGTISYSKEELVAEMGASFISSYCQINYDSIVENNASYLAGWLKVLEEDSRLIFKVSAEAQKAVDYILSTGSAKLVG; encoded by the coding sequence ATGAAATCTACAACAGAACACAAGGTTCAACAATCTACTAATTTCTCACTATATGATGAGGTGACAAACAGAATTATCACCATGATTGAACAAGGTGTAGCTCCTTGGAGGAAAACATGGAGCACCTTCGGGTTAGCTCGTAATTATTTATCCGGCAGATTGTATTCCGGTATCAATTACATTCTAATGAATAATACTGGACATCCTATCCCATATTTCATGACTTTCAATCAAGTTAAAAAACTTGGCGGAGGTTTAAAGAAAGGAAGTGATGCATACAAAGTCATATACTTTAAGGTGTATTACAAGGATAGTGATGATAATACTCTTGTGCCGGCTGTCGCTAATGCCAAATACCTAAAAGGTAAAGATATTAGGATATTGAGATTCATTCGTTATTACAATGTTTTTAATGTCGAAGACATTGAAGGTATTGAGATAGAGGATAGCCGGTTTCCGGAGGTAAAACTAATAGATAATGAGAAAATAGCCAGATGTGAGGAAATCATTAAGAATATGCCTAACCCTCCAGATTTGAGGCAAATTGACGCAAATCGAGCCTTTTATTCCCCTTCTCAAGACTGCATTAACATGCCTGCAATCAGACAGTTTGAGACTTCGGAACATTACTATGCCACTTACTTTCATGAGTTAATCCATGCCACTGGACATTCATCCAGGCTGGCAAGGACTGAGGTAATGGATTTTTCCGGATTTGGAACTATATCTTATAGCAAGGAAGAATTGGTTGCCGAAATGGGTGCTTCTTTCATTTCAAGTTATTGCCAAATCAATTATGATTCAATAGTTGAGAATAATGCATCTTATTTGGCAGGTTGGCTCAAGGTTCTTGAAGAGGATTCAAGATTGATTTTCAAAGTTTCTGCGGAAGCACAGAAAGCTGTGGATTACATATTAAGTACAGGATCTGC